Genomic window (Streptomyces yatensis):
TCGGGGTGCCGTTCATGCTGGTCGCGCTGCTCGGCGGACTGCAGTCCATCCCCGGTGAGCTCTACGAGGCCGCCGAGATGGACGGGGCGAGCCCCTGGCAGCGATTCCGCCACATCACCCTGCCCGGGCTGCGTTCGGTCAGCTCCACCGTGATCCTGCTGTCCACCATCTGGACGTTCAACATGTTCCCGGTGATCTTCCTGCTGACCCGCGGCGGACCCGGCGATGCCACCGAGATCCTGGTGACGTACGCCTACCGGCTCTCCTTCGTCAACAGCCCGCGCGACTTCGCCGGCGCCTCGGCCTGGGGTGTGCTGATCCTGCTCATCCTGATGCTCTTCGCGGTGGTCTACCGCCGTTCGCTCCGCAAGCAGGGAGAGGTCTGGTAGCCATGCGTGACCAACGACGCGGCCCGCTCGCCTCCGTCGGGCTGCACACGACGCTCGTCATCGCCTCCGCCGTCGCGGTCTTCCCGCCGCTGTGGCTGGTGGTGACCTCGTTCAAGCCCAAGAGCGAGGCGTTCAGCACCGATGTGGTGAAGAACCCGACACTGGGGAACTACCGACACGTCCTGGGCGACACCGAGTTCCTGACCTGGTTCGGCAACTCGCTGTTCATCGTGGTCATCACCACGATCCTGGGCGTCTTCATCGCGGCCACCACCGGCTACGCCGTCAGCCGCTTCCGCTTCCCCGGGATGCGCCCGCTGATGTGGCTGCTGCTGATCACCCAGATGTTCCCGGTGGCCATCCTCATCGTGCCGCTGTACAACATCATGTCGACGCTGGGCTGGCTCAACCAGCCGATCTCGCTGATAGTCACCTACCTCACCGTGGCCGTGCCGTTCTGCGCCTGGATGATGAAGGGCTTCTTCGACACCATCCCGGTGGAGATCGACGAATCGGGCCGGGTCGACGGCCTCAACCCGTTCGGGACCTTCTGGCGGCTGGTCGTCCCGCTGGCCAAGCCGGGGCTCGCGGTGACCGCGTTCTACACCTTCATCACCGCCTGGGCCGAGGTCGCCTACGCCTCCGCCTTCATGACGGGCGAGGACAACCTCACGCTCGCCGCCGGGCTGCAGACCTTCGTCAACCAGTACACCTCCGACTGGGGCTCCATGACCGCCGCGGCCGTCATGATCGCCATCCCGGCCGCGCTGGTGTTCTCCTGGGCCCAGCGCCACCTCGTCGCCGGACTCACGGCCGGAGCGACCAAGTCGTGACGAGCCCACCCGCGGCGGGGCCGCGGCTCGCCGATATCGCCGCACAGGCCAAGGTCAGCGAGGCCACCGTCAGCCGGGTGCTCAACGGCAAGGCGGGGGTGGCGGACACCACCCGGCAGCGGGTGCTCGCCGCCCTGGACGTCCTCGGCTACGAACGGCCGGTGCGGCTGCGGCGGCGCAGCGCCGGGCTGGTCGGCCTGGTGATCCCGGAGCTGACCAACCCGGTCTTCCCCGCCTTCGCGCAGATCATCGAGCAGGTGCTGGCCGGCCATGGCTACACCCCGATCCTGTGCACCCAGATGCCGGGCGGCGCCACCGAGGACGAGCTGGTGGAGCAGCTGGAGGAGCGCGATGTGGCGGGCATCGTCTTCATGTCCGGACTGCATGCCGACACCACGGCCGACCCCGCCCGCTACGCCCGGCTGGCCGGCCGCAAGGTGCCGTTCGTGCTGATCAACGGCTACAACGAGCACATCCAGGCCACCTTCGTCTCCCCCGATGACCGGGCGGCGGCGCGGATGGCCGTCCGCCATCTGTCCGCGCTCGGCCACCACCGGATCGGCCTCGCGGTGGGGCCCGCCCGCTACGTCCCCGCGCAGCGCAAGGTGGAGGGGTTCCTCGCGGCGAGCACCGAGCTGCTCGGCCGATCGCCCGATGAGGCGGGGGAGTTGGTGCGGCATACGCTCTTCAGCGTCGAGGGCGGGCAGGTGGCGGCGGCCACCCTGCTGGACCGGGGCTGTACGGGCATCGTGTGCGGCAGCGATCTGATGGCGCTCGGGGTGATCCGGGAGGCGGCCCGGCGGGGGCTGCGGGTGCCGCACGAGGTGTCGGTGGTCGGCTTCGACGACTCCCCGCTGATCGCCTTCACCGATCCGCCGCTGACCACCGTCCGGCAGCCGGTGCAGTCGATGGCGACGGCGGCGGTGGGGGCGCTGCTGGAGGAGATGGCCGGAAACCCGGTGCAGCACACGGAGTTCGTCTTCCAGCCGGACCTGGTCGTCCGCGGCTCCACGGCCCAGGCGCCGCCTACCGCAGGGTAGGCGGTGTCGACCGAACCGGTGAACACCGGCCGCATCTCCTCCGGCGACAGGCCGTAACCCGCGCCGCGCTGCCACGATGCGAGCAGTTCCCCGCCGGGCCACCCCTCGACGGGGCGTCTCGAAATGAGACACCCGGTACCTCGCTGAGGTGGGTAGGCGCTGCCTGGCGTGGTCTTCGGACGGGGCCGATCAGCCTCCCCGCGCGCTACCTCTTCCCGAGGAAGGAGAACGCTTCATGAGGGCAGTCCAGGTCGTGGGCTACGGCCAGAACCCGCGGCTGGCCGATGTACCGGAACCCGAGGTCACCGGCCCGTACGACGTGATCGTCAAGATCGGCGGCGCGGGCGTGTGCCGCACCGACCTCCATATCCTCGAGGGCCAGTGGGCGGACAAGTCCGGGGTGAGCCTGCCGTACACCATCGGGCACGAGAACGCCGGCTGGGTCCATGCGGTGGGCAGCGCGGTCACCAACGTCGCCGAGGGCGACAAGGTCATCGTGCATCCCCTGATCACCTGCGGGCTGTGCCCCGCGTGCCGGACCGGCAACGACGTCCACTGCGAGCAGAGCCTCTTCCCCGGCATCGACACCGCCGGTGGCTACGCCGAGTATCTGAAGACCTCCGCCCGCAGCGTCGTGAAGATCGACGACTCCCTCGAACCCTCCGACGTCGCGGCGCTCGCCGACGCGGGGCTCACCGCCTATCACGCCGCGGCCAAGGCCGCCGGACGGCTGCGCCCCGGGACCAGGTGCGTGATCATCGGCGCGGGCGGGCTGGGACACATCGGTGTGCAGGTGCTCAAAGCCCTTACGGCCGCCGAGCTCATCGTGGTCGACCGCAACCCCGACGCGGTCGAACTGGCCGTCTCCATCGGCGCCGACCACGGGATCGTGGCGAACGGAGGCCAGGTCGAGGAGGTGCTCGAGCTGACGGGCGGGCAGGGGGCCGAGACGGTCGTCGACTTCGTCGGCGAGGGCGGTGCCACCCGGGACGGCGTACGCATGCTGCGCCGTGCGGGCGACTACCACGTGGTGGGGTACGGCGAGAACATCGATGTGCCGACGATCGACATCATCTCCGCCGAAATCAACTTCATCGGCAATCTCGTCGGCTCCTACACCGATCTGTGCGAGCTGATGGTGCTCGCCACCCAGGGCCGTGTGCGCCTGCACACCACCACCTACCCGCTGGACCGGTTCCAGGACGCCCTGGACGACCTCGACGCCGGACGGATCCGCGGGCGCGCCATTCTTGTCCCCTGACCGCCGGTCCATGCCCATGGGACGGCCGACCTGACACAACGCAACGTGAGGAACCCCCAATGATCTTCATCACCGCGAAGTTCCGCGTCCTGCCCGAGCATGCTGACCGGTGGCCCGAGATCGCCGGCGATTTCACCCGGGACACCCGCGCCGAGCCGGGCTGTCTGTGGTTCGACTGGTCCCGCAGTGTCGAGGACCCGGACGAGTACGTCCTGGTCGAGGCGTTCCGCGACGAGGAGGCCGGTGCGGCACACGTCAACTCGCCGCACTTCAAGGCCGCGCAGCGGACCCTGCCGCCGCATCTCGCCGCGACCCCGCGGATCGTCAACATGAACGTCCCGCAGGAGGACTGGTCCCTCCTCGGGGAAATGGCCGTCGAGGACCGCGACTGATCCGCTGAACCGCTGATCTACTGATCCACGGCCGTCGAACCGGTCCGGCCGGCCGGGCGCGTGGGGCCCTTGACCGGACCCCCGACCGGCCGGACCGGAGAACGGGGTTGAACTTAACACCGCCGCAATGGCTTGCGAAAGGTCTTGCAACGAGGAGAACGCGCGAGTACGGTCCGGTCACCGCTACAGGACTGACGTCTTGCAGCAAGAACCTTCAACTGGCCTTACGGGCATGGCGCGTTGCCGCATGAGGCTCAATCGTCACCCCCAGCTCTTCCCCCCCCACGGAGGAACGATGGCCGGCAACCGCATTCCCCTTGCCACCGCACTCGCCCTCGCGGCGGGCTCGGTGGCCCTTTTCGCGCTGCCCCCGCAGACGGCCCGGGCGACACCGCCCGGTACCAAGGACGTCACCGCCGAACTCTTCGAGTGGCGTTACGACTCCGTCGCCAAGGAGTGCACCAGCACTCTCGGCCCCGCCGGGTACGGCTATGTCGAGGTGTCACCCGCCACCGAGCACATCCAGGGCGGCCAGTGGTGGACCTCCTACCAGCCCGTCAGCTACAAGATCGCCGGACGGCTCGGCGACCGCACCGCCTTCAAGAACATGATCGACACCTGTCATTCGGCGGGCGTCAAGGTGGTCGCCGACGCCGTCATCAACCACATGTCCGCCGGATCCGGCACCGGCACCGGCGGCTCCTCGTACACCAAGTACGACTATCCCGGGATCTACCAGGCCCAGGACATGGACGACTGCACCTCGCAGATCAGCAACTACCAGGACCGCTGGAATGTGCAGCACTGCGAGCTGGTGGGACTCGCCGACCTGGACACCGGTGAGAGCTACGTCCGCACCCGGATAGCGCAGTACCTGAACGACCTGCTCTCGCTCGGCGTGGACGGCTTCCGCGTGGACGGCGCCAAGCACATCCCGGCAGAGGACCTGGCCGCCATCAAGAGCCAGTTGAGCGACCCCGGCGTCTACTGGAAGCAGGAGGTCATCTACGGCGAGGGCGAGGCGGTCTCCCCGACGGAGTATCTGCGCAACGGCGATGTGCAGGAGTTCCGCTACGGCCGGGACCTCAAGCGGGTGTTCCAGGGCGAGAAGCTGGCCTATCTGCAGAACTTCGGTGAGGGCTGGGGCCATATGGCGAGCGGCCAGTCCGGTGTCTTCGTCGACAACTGGGACACCGAGCGCAACGGCTCCACGCTGACGTACAAGAACGGCGCCGACTACACCCTGGCCAATGTCTTCATGCTGGCCTGGCCCTACGGCTCCCCGGACGTCCACTCCGGCTACGAGTTCAGCGACAACGACGCGGGCCCGCCGAACGGCGGCTCGGTCAGCGCCTGCTACCAGGACGGCTGGAAGTGCCAGCACAAGTGGCCCGAGATCATGAGCATGGTCGCCCTCCGCAACACGGCCCGGGGCGCCGCGGTGACCAACTGGTGGGACAACGGCAACAACGCCATCGCCTTCGGACGCGGCGACAAGGCGTACGTGGCCATCAACCACGAAAGCGGCTCCCTCACCCAGACCTTCCAGACCTCGCTCCCGGCCGGCGGCTACTGCGATGTGCAGAGCGGCAAGGCCGTGACCGTCGACTCCGCGGGGAAGTTCACCGCCACGCTGGGCGCGAATACGGCGGTGGCACTGCATGTGGGCGCCCGTAACTGCGGCTGACCCACTCCGCCCACCAGCCACTCAAGGAGTCACCAGCCCCGTGAAGCCCCCGAGAGCCACCCTCTTTCGCACCGCCGCCGCGCTCGCCACCCTGGCCCTGGGCGCGGCGGCCGTGCCCGCCGTATCGCAGACCGCCCGGGCCGCGGCGCCCGCCATCGAGGCGGCGCAGGCGCAGTGGATCGACCGCGCCACCGTCGTCTGGCAGGCCGAGCACACCGCCGAGACCGTCGAGGAGCTGAGCTACGCCGACGGCCGCACCCTGCGGCTGACCCCGGTCGCCCTGACCGACGCCCAGAAGGCCGCCTACCCCCAGCTGGCCGGCCGCCCCGCCTATCGCCTCGACCCGCGCGACCGCGACAAGGCCGCCATCGCGCTGCGCGGCCCCCTCGCCGCCGTGCAGCGCGCGGCCGATGACCACGACCACGTACTGCACCGCACCGGGGTGCAGATCCCCGGCGTTCTGGACGACCTCTACGCGGACCGGGCGCGCTCGGCCCGGCTCGGCCCGGTCTTCCACGGGGCCCGCCCCACCCTCTCGGTGTGGGCGCCGACCGCCCGGTCCGTGTCGCTCGACCTCGACGGGCGTACCGTCGCCATGCGGCGGGACCCCGGCAGCGGGGTGTGGAGCGTGACCGGCGGCTCCGACTGGCGGGACAAGCCCTACCGCTACCGGGTCGAGGTCTGGGCGCCGAGCGTCGGCAAGACCGTCACCAACGAGGTCACCGACCCCTATTCGACCGCCCTGACCGCCGACTCCGCCCGCAGCCTGGTCACCGACCTGGCCGACCCCCGGCTCGCCCCGGCCGGCTGGGCGTCGCTGAAGAAGCCCAAGGCCGTCCCGCCGCGCGACGCCCGCATCCAGGAGCTGCAGATCCGCGACTTCTCCATCGCGGACCGCACCAGCGCCCACCCCGGCCAGTACCTCGCCTTCACCGACCGCGACTCGGACGGGATGCGGCACCTCGGTCGGCTGGCCCGGTCCGGCACCTCGTACGTCCATCTGCTGCCCGCCTTCGACTTCGGCACCGTCCCGGAGCGGCGGTCCGACCAGGCCCGGCCCGGCTGCGATCTGGCCGCCCTGCCCGCCGACTCCGACCGGCAGCAGAAGTGCGTGGCCGAGACGGCCGCGAAGGACGGCTTCAACTGGGGCTACGACCCGCTGCACTACACCGTGCCGGAGGGGTCCTACGCGAGCGACCCGGACGGCCCGGCCCGCACCCGCGAGTTCCGGCAGATGGTGCAGGGCCTGGCCCACGCCGGGCTGCGCACCGTCATGGACGTGGTCTACAACCACACCGTGGCCGCCGGACAGGACCAGAAGTCGGTACTCGACCGGATCGTGCCCGGCTACTACCAGCGGCTGCTGGACGACGGCAGCGTGGCCACCTCCAC
Coding sequences:
- a CDS encoding NAD(P)-dependent alcohol dehydrogenase; translation: MRAVQVVGYGQNPRLADVPEPEVTGPYDVIVKIGGAGVCRTDLHILEGQWADKSGVSLPYTIGHENAGWVHAVGSAVTNVAEGDKVIVHPLITCGLCPACRTGNDVHCEQSLFPGIDTAGGYAEYLKTSARSVVKIDDSLEPSDVAALADAGLTAYHAAAKAAGRLRPGTRCVIIGAGGLGHIGVQVLKALTAAELIVVDRNPDAVELAVSIGADHGIVANGGQVEEVLELTGGQGAETVVDFVGEGGATRDGVRMLRRAGDYHVVGYGENIDVPTIDIISAEINFIGNLVGSYTDLCELMVLATQGRVRLHTTTYPLDRFQDALDDLDAGRIRGRAILVP
- a CDS encoding sugar ABC transporter permease, which produces MRDQRRGPLASVGLHTTLVIASAVAVFPPLWLVVTSFKPKSEAFSTDVVKNPTLGNYRHVLGDTEFLTWFGNSLFIVVITTILGVFIAATTGYAVSRFRFPGMRPLMWLLLITQMFPVAILIVPLYNIMSTLGWLNQPISLIVTYLTVAVPFCAWMMKGFFDTIPVEIDESGRVDGLNPFGTFWRLVVPLAKPGLAVTAFYTFITAWAEVAYASAFMTGEDNLTLAAGLQTFVNQYTSDWGSMTAAAVMIAIPAALVFSWAQRHLVAGLTAGATKS
- the pulA gene encoding pullulanase-type alpha-1,6-glucosidase — its product is MKPPRATLFRTAAALATLALGAAAVPAVSQTARAAAPAIEAAQAQWIDRATVVWQAEHTAETVEELSYADGRTLRLTPVALTDAQKAAYPQLAGRPAYRLDPRDRDKAAIALRGPLAAVQRAADDHDHVLHRTGVQIPGVLDDLYADRARSARLGPVFHGARPTLSVWAPTARSVSLDLDGRTVAMRRDPGSGVWSVTGGSDWRDKPYRYRVEVWAPSVGKTVTNEVTDPYSTALTADSARSLVTDLADPRLAPAGWASLKKPKAVPPRDARIQELQIRDFSIADRTSAHPGQYLAFTDRDSDGMRHLGRLARSGTSYVHLLPAFDFGTVPERRSDQARPGCDLAALPADSDRQQKCVAETAAKDGFNWGYDPLHYTVPEGSYASDPDGPARTREFRQMVQGLAHAGLRTVMDVVYNHTVAAGQDQKSVLDRIVPGYYQRLLDDGSVATSTCCPGTAPEHAMMGKLVVDSIVTWARQYKVDGFRFDLMGHHPKANILAVRKALDALTPAKDGVDGKSIILYGEGWNFGEVADDARFVQANQRNMAGTGIATFSDRARDAVRGGGPFDEDPRVQGFASGLFTDPNGSPANGSPDEQRARLLHAQDLIKVGLSGNLADYTFTDSGGRRVKGSEVDYNGSPAGYAAAPGDALAYADAHDNETLYDALAYKLPAATSAADRARAQVLALATATLSQGPALSQAGTDLLRSKSLDRNSFDSGDWFNAIHWDCASGNGFGRGLPPAADNEPKWPYAKSLLTNAAARPGCPEITGASAAYRDLLRIRTTEAAFSQGTAEGVQKALSFPLSGSGETPGVITMRLGGLVVVFNATPSRQSQTVPAVAGSRYALHPVQAHGADATVKTARYERASGTFTVPGRTVAVYAAGG
- a CDS encoding LacI family DNA-binding transcriptional regulator, encoding MTSPPAAGPRLADIAAQAKVSEATVSRVLNGKAGVADTTRQRVLAALDVLGYERPVRLRRRSAGLVGLVIPELTNPVFPAFAQIIEQVLAGHGYTPILCTQMPGGATEDELVEQLEERDVAGIVFMSGLHADTTADPARYARLAGRKVPFVLINGYNEHIQATFVSPDDRAAARMAVRHLSALGHHRIGLAVGPARYVPAQRKVEGFLAASTELLGRSPDEAGELVRHTLFSVEGGQVAAATLLDRGCTGIVCGSDLMALGVIREAARRGLRVPHEVSVVGFDDSPLIAFTDPPLTTVRQPVQSMATAAVGALLEEMAGNPVQHTEFVFQPDLVVRGSTAQAPPTAG
- a CDS encoding putative quinol monooxygenase — translated: MIFITAKFRVLPEHADRWPEIAGDFTRDTRAEPGCLWFDWSRSVEDPDEYVLVEAFRDEEAGAAHVNSPHFKAAQRTLPPHLAATPRIVNMNVPQEDWSLLGEMAVEDRD